The following is a genomic window from Geminicoccus roseus DSM 18922.
GCGCCGCCAAGGGTAGCGTGCCGCTCCTGGGCAACCCGCTGCGGCTTTCGGCGACGCCGGTGCGCTACGAGAAGGGCCCGCCGACCCTGGGCCAGGACACGGACGAGGTGCTGCAGGAGCAGCTGGATCTGCCGGAGCACGAGTTGGCCCGGCTGCGGGAAGAGGGGGTGATCGGCTGAGGCCGGCCGGTCAGCCCGGCTGTGCCTGCCGCCCCGGCGCCCGGTAGCTGGAGCTGGCGAAGGTCGGGTGGTCGGCCTTCAGGAAGAACAGATGGATCTGCCAGAGCAGGCCGTCGCCCGGGCGCCACAGGGGGTCGCACAGGTCGGCCGGGCGGAAGCCCATTCCCTTCAGGTGCAGGGACATCTCGTCGAAGGTGAGGTTGCGGCCGCCGGCGAAGCCCAGCTTGAAGTTGTAGCACTCCATCATGAGGATCGCGGTCTGGCGCAGGGTCTCGGCAGCCCCGGCCAGGATCGGCAGCTCCGCGCCATGGGTGTCGAACTTCAGGAAGTAGGGCGGGGGCAGGGCATGCTGGGCGATCAGCGTGTCCAGCCTCACCGAGCGAATCCGCTGGGCGTCGCCGTCGATCGGACCTTCCAGGGCGATCCCGCCGGTCCGGTCGGTCTTGCGCATGCCGATCTCGCCGTCGTGCTCGGCCAGCGCGGCGACCTCGCCGACCAGGCCCGGCATCTTCTTGGCGAGCTGGTCCCAGACCGGGCGGAAATTCTCGTCCATGTCGATCAGCAGCACCCGGGCACCCGGCCACTGCTCGACGAAGGACAAGGCGTCGTCGCCCTTGCCGGAGCCCAGGCACACCAGGGTCCCGATCTCGTCGACATTGGCGCGCAGCCGCTTCAGGGTCGAGGCCAGCGAGGTCGGGTGCGCCAGCATCGCCGCCTGGGACAGCTTCGGCGCCGCCGGCTTTGGCGCAGGCGCCGGCGCAGCGCTGGCGGGTGCCGCAGGCGGCGGAGCCGCGAACTCGTCCCTGCCGGTGGCCACTGCCCAGGCGCGGCGGAGCCTCGTCAGCAGATCGGATCGGCCGGTCCCTTGCATGCTCGTCTCCCAGGCTCGCGCTAAAGGCGCCCGACGCGGCGCCGCTGGCCCCTTGGCAGGACTGCGGGGCGATTCGTCAAGGCTGCTCTGGTCGTCAAGGCTGCTCTGGCCGCGATGGCCGATGCCTGCCCCCTTGCGCAGGGGGTGCGGGCGCTGGATCCGCACGACTGCGTTGCAGGATTGCATTGGCGGGTGCCGCCGCCCTTCACCGGAGAGCCGGTCGATGGTAAGGGGGCCGCGTTCGCCGGACGGGGGTGGTCCGTCCGAGGCCGAAGGTCCGTGCTTCATGAAGATCGTCGCTGCCAACAGCAATCGCCCGCTCGCCGAGGCGATTGCGGCTTCCCTGCGCATGCCGCTGACCGCGGCCAGCGTCCAGCGATTCGCCGACATGGAGGTGTGGGTCGAGATCCACGAGAACGTCCGCGGCGAGGACGTCTTCATCGTCCAGTCGACCAGCTACCCGGCCAACGACCATCTGATGGAACTGCTGGTCTGCATCGACGCGCTGCGCCGCGCCTCGGCCCGCCGGATTACCGCCGTGGTTCCCTATTTCGGCTATGCCCGCCAGGACCGGAAGCCGGGTCCGCGCACGCCGATCTCGGCCAAGCTGGTCGCCAACCTGATCACCCGGGCCGGCGCCGACCGGGTCCTGACCCTCGAGCTGCATGCTGCCCAGATCCAGGGCTTCTTCGACATCCCCGTCGACAACATGTTCACCACCCCGATCATGGTGCCCGACATCGTCACCCATCTCGGCACCGAGGACCTGGTGATCGTGTCGCCGGACGTGGGCGGGGTGAGCCGGGCGCGCGGCTTCGCCAAGCGGATGGGCGTGCAGCTCGCGATCGTCGACAAGCGCCGCGAGAAGCCGGGCGCGTCCGAGGTCATGAACGTGATCGGCGAGGTCGGCGGCAAGCGCTGCATCCTGGTGGACGACATCGTCGACTCCGGCGGGACCTTGTGCAATGCGGCAACCGCGCTATTGAAGGCCGGTGCGCGCAGCGTGCAGGCCTACTGCACCCACGGCGTGCTGAGTGCCGGCGCCGTGGCGCGGGTGGCGGCGTCCGACCTGGAGCGGCTGGTGATCACCGATTCGATCCGGCCGACCGAGGCGGTGCGCGTCACCGACAAGATCCGGGTCGTGTCGGTCGCCCAGTTCATGGGCGAGGCGATCAAGCGGATCTCGAGCGAGGCATCGGTCAGCTCGCTGTTCGACTGACGCCGCCTGAAAGTTTTTCGTGATGGCCTGTCCGGGGCCGGGCATGGGGCCCAGGTGCCGGAGGGGTGGAGTAGAGTGACGATGAGTGATGTCCTGACCCTGAGCGCCGAAGCGCGCTCGAACCACGGCAAGGGTCCCGCCCGCGCGCTGCGGCGCGCCGGCAAGGTGCCGGCGATCATCTACGGGCCCGGCGGCGAGCCGGAGATGTGCGCCCTGGTGTTCAACGAGCTGAAGAAGGTCGCCAACAAGCGCAGCTTCTTCAACCAGCTGATGGTGCTCGACTTCGGCAACGGCCGCTCCGAGCGGGTGCTGCCGCGCGAGGCGCAGTACCATCCCGTCACCAGCGATCCGATGCATGTCGACTTCTACCGTGCCGGCGAGCATGCCACGGTGATCGTCGAAGTCCCGGTCGTCTTCCTCAACGAGGCTCACTCCCCGGGCCTGAAGATGGGCGGCACGCTCAACATCGTGCGCCGCACCGTCGAGGTCCACGTTCCGGCCGACGCCATCCCGGATCACCTGGAGGTCGACCTGACCGGCCGCGAGATCGGCGACACGGTCCACTTCAGCGAGATCACCCTGCCGCAGGGCGTGAAGCCGACCATCACCGATCGCGACTTCACGATCTGCTCGATCGTTCCGCCGACGGTCGCTCCCGAGGAGTGAGCCTGATGCCGGGCCCGTCGAGGCGTTCATGAAATCCGTGGCATGAAGTTCATGGCATGAAGCTCTTCGTCGGGCTCGGCAATCCGGGCGACCAGTACGCGCGCAACCGCCACAATATCGGGTTCATGGCACTGGAAGCGATCGCTTCCCGCCACCGGGCCTCCAACTGGCAGCGCAAATGGCAGGGCAGGCTCGCCGACGCGACCATCGGAACCGAACGCGTCCTGCTCCTGATGCCGCAGACCTTCATGAACCAGTCCGGCCGGTCGGTGGCGGAGGCGGTGCGCTTCCACAAGCTGCTCCCCGACGACGTCGTGGTGTTCCACGACGAACTCGACCTGGCGCCGGGCAAGGTCCGGGTGAAGCTGGGCGGCGGCGTCGCTGGCCATAACGGCCTGCGCTCGATCCGCGACTGCCTGGGCACGGCCGAGTACAAGCGTGTCCGGCTGGGCATCGGCCATCCCGGGCACAAGGAGAAGGTGCTGGGCCATGTGCTCGGCGACTTCGCCAAGGCGGACAGGCCCTGGGTGGATCCGCTGCTGGATGCCCTGGCCGATGCCGCCCCGTTTCTTGCCTCGGGCGACGATGCCGGTTTCATGAACCGCATCGCCCTGCTCACCGCACCGCCCAAGCCTCCCAGGCCGCTTCGCGTGGAAGAGCCGCCGGCGACCGGATGAACCCGTGCCGCCGCGGTGATCCTGCCAGCGGCTACTCTTCCTCCAGCTGCCTGCGGTACTGGGCGAACTGCGCAAGCGTCTCCTCGGGCACAACCGGAAAATGCAGGTCGAGGCGCGTCATGCTGTCGACGATCGCCCCGGCGACCACCAGCCGGGTGAACCATTTGTTGTCCGCCGGAACGACATACCAGGGCGCATGTGGCGCTGCGGTCGCCTGGATCGCCTTCTCGTAGGCAGACATGTAGTCGTCCCAGTAGGCGCGTTCCTTCAGGTCGCCAGCCTCGAACTTCCAGTTCTTCTCGGGATTGTCGAGCCGCTTCAGGAAGCGCTTCTTCTGCTCCTTCTTGGAGACGTTGAGGAAGAACTTCAGGATCAGCGTGCCCTGGCGCGCCAGGTAGCGCTCGAAATGGGCGATGTCCTCCAGCCGCTCGTCGAAGATGCCCGGGCTGATCAGCGTGGGCGGCAACTGCTGCGCTTGGAGGATCTCGCGGTGGACGCGGGCAACCAGCACTTCCTCATAGTAGGAGCGGTTGAACACGCCGATCCGGCCGCGCTCGGGCAGGTTGCGGCTGGTGCGCCACATGAAGTCGTGGTCCAGTTCCTCCGCCGAGGGGCGCTTGAAGGAGTAGACCTGGACACCCTGCGGGTTGACCCCGGACATGACGTGCTTGATCGCGCTGTCCTTGCCGGCCGCGTCGATCGCCTGGAAGATCAGCAGCACCGACCAGCGGTTCTGCGCATAGAGCATCTCCTGCAGCTCGGTCAGGCGCTCGATGCCGACCCGCAGATAGTCCTTCGCGTCCGCCTTCTCGATGCCCAGCTCGTGGGTATCCGCCGGGTCGTGATCGGAGAGCCGGAATGCCTGCCCGTTCTCGATGCGGTACGGTGCCAGGAATTCGTCCAGCGCCATCATCATGCTCCAGGTCCTCGCATCGTTTCCTGGCCAAGTTGATCGTCCGGCAGGCATTGGCAAGGCTGCCATGCCTCCCTGCCGCTCGCATCCGCGCCCAGACCCGGCTAGAACCCCGGCAACTTGGTTCCTCTCGCACCTCCTGGACGATCATGGGCTTCAATTGCGGTATCGTCGGGCTGCCGAATGTCGGCAAGTCCACGCTGTTCAACGCGCTGACCAAGACCGCGGCGGCGGCGGCGGCGAACTACCCGTTCTGCACGATCGAACCCAACACCGGCCGGGTGCCGGTGCCGGACCCGCGCATCGAAAAGCTGGCCGCGATCGCCAAGTCGCAGAAGACCATCCCGACCCAGCTGGAGATCAAGGACATCGCCGGGCTGGTGAGGGGCGCCTCGAAGGGCGAAGGGCTGGGCAACCAGTTCCTGGGCGCCATCCGCGAGGTCGACGCGGTGCTGCACGTGCTGCGCTGCTTCGAGGACGACGACGTGACCCATGTCGAGGGCGGCGTCGATCCCTTGCGCGACCTGGAGCTGATCGAGACCGAGCTGCTGCTGGCGGACATGGACAGCCTGGAGCGCCAGCGCGACGCCCTGGTGAAGCGCGCGAAGGGCAACGACAAGGAGGCCAAGGAGCGGCTGGCGCTGGCCGAGAAGCTGCTGCCGCCGATCGGCGACGGCATCCAGGTCCGCTCGATCCCGCTGGCGCCCGAGGAGCGCGAGCTGGCTCGCAGCTTCCAGCTGATGACGGCCAAGCCGGTCCTCTACGTGCTGAACGTCGAGGAGGGGGCCGCGGCCACCGGCAACGCGCACAGCGCCAGGGTCGCCGCCGAGGTCGCCAAGCACGACGCCGGCTCGGTGGTGATCTCGGCCTCGATCGAGGCGGAACTGGCCCAGCTCTCCGACGAGGAGCAGGAGGAGTACCTGGCCTCCCTCGGGCTGGAGGAGCCCGGCCTGAACAAGGTGATCCGCGCCGGCCACGACCTTCTGGGCCTGCTCACCTTCTTCACGGTGGGCCCCAAGGAGGCGCGGGCCTGGACGGCGCACCGCGGCGCCACCGGCCCGGAAGCCGCCGGGGTGATCCATACCGACTTCCAGCGCGGCTATATCTGCGCCGAGATCATCGCCTATGACGATTTCGTGGCGCTTGGCGGCGAGCAGAAGGCCAAGGAAGTCGGCAAGATGCGCCTGGAAGGCAAGGACTACGTGGTGAAGGACGGCGACGTCTGCCACTTCCGGTTCAACGTCTGAGATGCCGCCGCGGGCCTCCCTCCGGACTGCCATTATAGCCCTGGCGGTCCTGGCCAGCCTCCTGCCTGCCGCCGGCCGGGCGGAAGCGCCGGTCGAGGCCCTGCGGGAGGCGATGGTCCTTCGCCTGGAAGCCATGCCGGACGTCGCCCGGCACAAGTGGAACAATGGATCACCCGTGGAGGACCTGCCGCGCGAGCAGGTCGTGATCGAGGCGGCCGTCCGGGAGGGCGAAGGCCTGGGCCTTGCCGACAGCGTCGTCCGCCCGGCCGTGGCGGCCCAGATCGAGGCGGCCAAGGCGGTTCAGGCCGCCCTGATCGTCCGCTGGACCGCGGAGGAAAGCGGCCCCTTTGCCGGCGTGCCGGATCTGGCGTCGGTGCTGCGGCCGCAGGTCCAGGAGGCGACCAGCGCCTTTCTGCGCGCGCTTGCCGGGGCGCTGGCCGACCTGCGCGAATGCGCGGCGGTGCTCGAACTTCGGGCGCTGCCGCCGGCGCTGAGCGACCATCCGGAGGCGTGGCGGATCGCGGCCGAGGGGGTCCTGGCCGCGGCGCAAGGGGCGGCAGCGCCGGCCTGTTCCCCCTGATCGCCGGTCTCAGATGTCCAGGTCGACGCTCACCGGCACATGGTCGGAGGGCTGGTCCCAGCCGCGCGCGCTGCGCAGGATCGAGCCGCCCGCCAGCCGGTCCCTGATCGCCGGCGCCAGCCAGACATGGTCCAGGCGGCGGCCGCGGTCGCTGACCTCCCAGTCGCGGTTGCGGTACGACCACCAGGAATAGAGCTTTTCCGACGGCGGCACGATCTGGCGCAGCGCGTCGGTGAAGTCGTAGCCCGCCTGGACCCGCTTCAGGGCCTCCACCTCGACGGGTGTGTGGGAGACGACGCCCAGGAGCTGCTTGTGGCTCCAGACGTCCTGCTCCAGCGGCGCGATGTTCAGGTCGCCGACCACCACCATCCGGTGGTCGCGCCGCTCCATCCCCTCCAGCCACACCGCCATCTCGTTCAGCATCTGCAGCTTGTGCGCGAATTTCGGGTTGGTCTCGGGATCGGGGATGTCGCCGCCGGCCGGCACGTAGAAGTCGTGGACCTCCAGCTCGTTCTCCAGGGTCACGAAGCAGTGGCGCGCATGGTCGCTGCCGCACCAGGTCCGGGTGCCGACCGAGCGGAACGGGAGCTTCGAGAGGATCGCCACGCCATGATAGGCCTTCTGGCCGTAGACATGCTGGTAGGGGAAGCCCAGCGCCCGCATGGCCTCTCCAGGGAAGCGCTCGGTCTCGATCTTGATCTCCTGCAGGCACAGGACATCGGGCCGCACCTCCTCGACGACGCGGGCCAGCAGGTCCAGCCGGATCCTGATCGAGTTGACGTTCAGCGTGGTGATCCGCAGGGGCAAGATCGGCTCCGGTAGGCAGGTGCGGGGGCAGATAGGGGCGGCGTCAGGTCGGGCGGACGAAGCTTTGGCGCAGATGCTCGCAGGGCTCCCGGCAGACACAGCCCTCCAGGTGGTCGTTGACCAGCCCGCAGGACTGCATGAAGGCATAGACGGTGGTGGGTCCCACGAAGCTCCAGCCACGCTTGCGCAGGAGCTTGGACAGCGCGGTCGACTCCGGGCTCTTGGTGAGCGGGATCAGGGTCTCGGGGATGATCCGCTCCGGTCGGGCTTCCGGCGGCGGCTCGAAGCTCCAGACGAGGCCGGCCAGCGTCTGGCCCTGCTCGCGCAGTTCCAGGTAGCGCTGCGCGTTGTTCAGGACCGATTCGATCTTGCCGCGATGGCGCACGATGCCGGCGTCGCCCAGCAGGCGCTCCAGGTCGGCCTGGCCGAACCGGACCAGGCGCTCCGGCACGAAGCCGGCGAAGGCGGCCCGGAAGTTCTCGCGCTTGCGCAGGATGGTCAGCCAGGAAAGTCCCGACTGGAAGCCCTCCAGGCAGAGCTTCTCGAACAAGCGGATCTCGTCGGCGACCGGCCGGCCCCATTCGGTGTCGTGGTAGAGCCGATAGTCCGGCAGGCCGCCATGCCAGCGGCAGGTGGCGGTGCCATCCGGGTCGTGCAGCAGGCCGTCGCTCAACGTGCTTGGATCCTGGAAGCGGGTTCGGTTTGACCGCGGGGTTCTACCAGGGGGCCGGGGAGATTGCATCGCCGGAACTTGCGCGCCAATTTCCGCGCGACCGCAACAACACCGAAGATACGGGGAGGACCGGGCATGCCACGCTTCGTGGAGCGATTCGGACTGGACGGCAAGAAGGCGCTGGTGACCGGCGCCAGCAAGGGGATGGGCGTCGAGATCTGCGCGGTGCTGGCGGATGCCGGCGCGGACATCGTGGCGGTGGCGCGCGACAAGGAGGGGCTCGCCCAGACCAAGGCGCTGGTGGAGAAGGCCGGGCGCCGCTGCCTGACGGTGGAAGCCGACATGGCGACCGTGGAAGGGCCGCGTCATGCCGCAAAGGTCGCGCTGGACGCCTGGGGCACCATCGACATCCTGGTCAACAATGCCGGGATCGCCCGGGTCTCCCCGATCCTCGAGCATTCGGCCGAGGACTGGGACCTGGTGATGGCGGTGAACCTGCGGGCACCCTTCCTGATGGCGCAGGCGCTGGCGCCGAAGATGATCGAGCAGCGCCGGGGCAAGATCATCAACATCAGCTCGCAGACCAGTGCGGTGGCCCTGGTCGATCATGCCGCCTACCAGGCGTCGAAGAACGGGCTCAACGCGCTCGGCAAGTGCATGACGATCGAGTGGGCGCAGTACAACATCCAGATCAACGCGATCTGCCCCACCGTGGTGATGACCCCGATGGGGCAGCAGGTCTGGGGGGCGCCGGAGAAAGGCGACCCGATGAAGGCGAAGATCCCGGCCGGCCGGTTCCTAGAATCGATCGAGGTGGCGGACAGCGTGCTGTTCCTGGCTTCCGACGCATCCAACATGATCACCGGCGAGACCTTGTTCCTCGACGGTGGCTACTGCTCAGCCTGATCGGATCGGTGGCCAGGGTGCCTGTTGCGGGCACCCTGAAGCCTAGGAGAGCAGGTCTCCTCGGGAGTGAACTTGGGTGATTCGCAATCCCTGAGAAAGGGATAAACCATTCCTTTCCTGAAAGTCATCATTGCTCTCAAAACGCTGCGTTGATTATCGTCGCATCGCCAGAAGCCATCGCTGAATGGCTGTCAGACCCATGCCCGGCACTGGCCGGTACTGGTGCATGAAATCTTGTTAATTTCCTGAAATGCGGTGGATTATCAGTCGTTTCCTTGTCAGTCCCGGAGCCC
Proteins encoded in this region:
- a CDS encoding FkbM family methyltransferase, which translates into the protein MQGTGRSDLLTRLRRAWAVATGRDEFAAPPPAAPASAAPAPAPKPAAPKLSQAAMLAHPTSLASTLKRLRANVDEIGTLVCLGSGKGDDALSFVEQWPGARVLLIDMDENFRPVWDQLAKKMPGLVGEVAALAEHDGEIGMRKTDRTGGIALEGPIDGDAQRIRSVRLDTLIAQHALPPPYFLKFDTHGAELPILAGAAETLRQTAILMMECYNFKLGFAGGRNLTFDEMSLHLKGMGFRPADLCDPLWRPGDGLLWQIHLFFLKADHPTFASSSYRAPGRQAQPG
- a CDS encoding ribose-phosphate pyrophosphokinase, with translation MKIVAANSNRPLAEAIAASLRMPLTAASVQRFADMEVWVEIHENVRGEDVFIVQSTSYPANDHLMELLVCIDALRRASARRITAVVPYFGYARQDRKPGPRTPISAKLVANLITRAGADRVLTLELHAAQIQGFFDIPVDNMFTTPIMVPDIVTHLGTEDLVIVSPDVGGVSRARGFAKRMGVQLAIVDKRREKPGASEVMNVIGEVGGKRCILVDDIVDSGGTLCNAATALLKAGARSVQAYCTHGVLSAGAVARVAASDLERLVITDSIRPTEAVRVTDKIRVVSVAQFMGEAIKRISSEASVSSLFD
- a CDS encoding 50S ribosomal protein L25/general stress protein Ctc, which translates into the protein MSDVLTLSAEARSNHGKGPARALRRAGKVPAIIYGPGGEPEMCALVFNELKKVANKRSFFNQLMVLDFGNGRSERVLPREAQYHPVTSDPMHVDFYRAGEHATVIVEVPVVFLNEAHSPGLKMGGTLNIVRRTVEVHVPADAIPDHLEVDLTGREIGDTVHFSEITLPQGVKPTITDRDFTICSIVPPTVAPEE
- the pth gene encoding aminoacyl-tRNA hydrolase, whose translation is MKLFVGLGNPGDQYARNRHNIGFMALEAIASRHRASNWQRKWQGRLADATIGTERVLLLMPQTFMNQSGRSVAEAVRFHKLLPDDVVVFHDELDLAPGKVRVKLGGGVAGHNGLRSIRDCLGTAEYKRVRLGIGHPGHKEKVLGHVLGDFAKADRPWVDPLLDALADAAPFLASGDDAGFMNRIALLTAPPKPPRPLRVEEPPATG
- a CDS encoding polyphosphate kinase 2 family protein; this translates as MMALDEFLAPYRIENGQAFRLSDHDPADTHELGIEKADAKDYLRVGIERLTELQEMLYAQNRWSVLLIFQAIDAAGKDSAIKHVMSGVNPQGVQVYSFKRPSAEELDHDFMWRTSRNLPERGRIGVFNRSYYEEVLVARVHREILQAQQLPPTLISPGIFDERLEDIAHFERYLARQGTLILKFFLNVSKKEQKKRFLKRLDNPEKNWKFEAGDLKERAYWDDYMSAYEKAIQATAAPHAPWYVVPADNKWFTRLVVAGAIVDSMTRLDLHFPVVPEETLAQFAQYRRQLEEE
- the ychF gene encoding redox-regulated ATPase YchF codes for the protein MGFNCGIVGLPNVGKSTLFNALTKTAAAAAANYPFCTIEPNTGRVPVPDPRIEKLAAIAKSQKTIPTQLEIKDIAGLVRGASKGEGLGNQFLGAIREVDAVLHVLRCFEDDDVTHVEGGVDPLRDLELIETELLLADMDSLERQRDALVKRAKGNDKEAKERLALAEKLLPPIGDGIQVRSIPLAPEERELARSFQLMTAKPVLYVLNVEEGAAATGNAHSARVAAEVAKHDAGSVVISASIEAELAQLSDEEQEEYLASLGLEEPGLNKVIRAGHDLLGLLTFFTVGPKEARAWTAHRGATGPEAAGVIHTDFQRGYICAEIIAYDDFVALGGEQKAKEVGKMRLEGKDYVVKDGDVCHFRFNV
- the aroQ gene encoding gamma subclass chorismate mutase AroQ; the protein is MPPRASLRTAIIALAVLASLLPAAGRAEAPVEALREAMVLRLEAMPDVARHKWNNGSPVEDLPREQVVIEAAVREGEGLGLADSVVRPAVAAQIEAAKAVQAALIVRWTAEESGPFAGVPDLASVLRPQVQEATSAFLRALAGALADLRECAAVLELRALPPALSDHPEAWRIAAEGVLAAAQGAAAPACSP
- a CDS encoding exodeoxyribonuclease III, which encodes MPLRITTLNVNSIRIRLDLLARVVEEVRPDVLCLQEIKIETERFPGEAMRALGFPYQHVYGQKAYHGVAILSKLPFRSVGTRTWCGSDHARHCFVTLENELEVHDFYVPAGGDIPDPETNPKFAHKLQMLNEMAVWLEGMERRDHRMVVVGDLNIAPLEQDVWSHKQLLGVVSHTPVEVEALKRVQAGYDFTDALRQIVPPSEKLYSWWSYRNRDWEVSDRGRRLDHVWLAPAIRDRLAGGSILRSARGWDQPSDHVPVSVDLDI
- a CDS encoding DNA-3-methyladenine glycosylase I yields the protein MSDGLLHDPDGTATCRWHGGLPDYRLYHDTEWGRPVADEIRLFEKLCLEGFQSGLSWLTILRKRENFRAAFAGFVPERLVRFGQADLERLLGDAGIVRHRGKIESVLNNAQRYLELREQGQTLAGLVWSFEPPPEARPERIIPETLIPLTKSPESTALSKLLRKRGWSFVGPTTVYAFMQSCGLVNDHLEGCVCREPCEHLRQSFVRPT
- a CDS encoding SDR family NAD(P)-dependent oxidoreductase: MPRFVERFGLDGKKALVTGASKGMGVEICAVLADAGADIVAVARDKEGLAQTKALVEKAGRRCLTVEADMATVEGPRHAAKVALDAWGTIDILVNNAGIARVSPILEHSAEDWDLVMAVNLRAPFLMAQALAPKMIEQRRGKIINISSQTSAVALVDHAAYQASKNGLNALGKCMTIEWAQYNIQINAICPTVVMTPMGQQVWGAPEKGDPMKAKIPAGRFLESIEVADSVLFLASDASNMITGETLFLDGGYCSA